From Acidobacteriota bacterium, a single genomic window includes:
- a CDS encoding acyl-CoA carboxylase subunit beta — MAEIEVETEDRGMSELAERLRQASQGGGAQRIEKQHAAGKLTARERVELLLDPGTFVEVDALVTHRCRDFRMDEKKIPGDGVVCGHGSVDGRLVYVFAQDFTVFGGSLSETNAQKICKVMDLAVENGAPIIGLNDSGGARIQEGVVSLGGYADIFLRNTLASGVVPQISAIMGPCAGGAVYSPAITDFIFMVEGTSYMFVTGPDVIKTVTHEEVTMEELGGASTHSAKSGVSHFTVASDAACLASIRQLLSFLPSNNLDDPPPGASEDDPDREEPSLDDLVPADPNKPYDIKQLITAVVDDGRFFEVQPDYARNIVVGFARIGNHSVGILANQPAYLAGVLDIDASLKGARFVRFCDSFNIPLITFEDVPGFLPGTQQEYGGIIKHGAKLLFAYAEATVPKITVITRKAYGGAYCVMASKHLRTDVNFAYPTAEIAVMGPEGAVNVLYRRELQAAGEGADDLRRERVSEYRAKFSNPYVAAERGFVDAVIPPRTTRPQIIRSLRALAGKRASMPAKKHGNLPL, encoded by the coding sequence ATGGCGGAAATCGAGGTCGAGACGGAAGATCGCGGAATGTCGGAGCTCGCCGAGCGCCTGCGGCAGGCGAGCCAGGGCGGCGGCGCGCAGCGCATCGAAAAACAGCATGCGGCCGGCAAGCTGACGGCGCGGGAGCGGGTCGAGCTGTTGCTCGATCCGGGGACCTTCGTCGAGGTCGACGCCCTGGTCACCCACCGCTGCCGTGACTTCCGGATGGACGAGAAGAAGATTCCCGGCGATGGCGTCGTCTGTGGTCACGGCTCCGTCGACGGGCGCCTGGTCTATGTCTTCGCCCAGGACTTCACGGTCTTCGGCGGCTCCCTGTCGGAGACTAACGCCCAGAAGATCTGCAAGGTGATGGATTTGGCGGTCGAGAACGGCGCTCCGATCATCGGCTTGAACGATTCCGGCGGCGCCCGCATCCAGGAGGGCGTGGTCTCCCTCGGTGGTTATGCCGACATCTTCCTGCGCAATACGCTGGCTTCCGGCGTGGTGCCCCAGATCAGCGCCATCATGGGGCCGTGTGCCGGTGGGGCCGTCTACTCGCCGGCAATCACCGACTTCATCTTCATGGTCGAGGGGACGAGCTACATGTTCGTCACCGGTCCCGACGTCATCAAGACGGTGACCCACGAAGAGGTCACCATGGAGGAGCTCGGCGGCGCTTCCACCCACAGCGCCAAGAGTGGCGTCAGCCATTTCACGGTGGCGAGCGATGCTGCCTGCCTGGCCTCGATCCGCCAGCTCCTGTCCTTCTTGCCGAGCAACAACCTCGACGATCCGCCGCCGGGCGCGAGCGAAGACGATCCGGATCGCGAGGAGCCGTCCCTCGACGACCTGGTGCCGGCCGATCCCAACAAGCCCTACGACATCAAGCAGCTGATCACCGCGGTGGTCGACGACGGTCGCTTTTTCGAAGTGCAGCCGGACTACGCCCGCAACATCGTGGTCGGCTTTGCCCGCATCGGCAATCACAGCGTCGGGATCCTGGCCAACCAGCCGGCCTATCTCGCCGGCGTGCTCGACATCGACGCCTCCCTGAAGGGCGCCCGCTTCGTGCGCTTCTGCGATAGCTTCAACATTCCGCTGATCACCTTCGAGGACGTCCCCGGCTTCTTGCCCGGCACCCAGCAGGAGTACGGCGGCATCATCAAGCATGGCGCGAAGCTGCTCTTCGCCTATGCCGAGGCGACGGTGCCGAAGATCACCGTCATCACCCGCAAGGCCTATGGCGGCGCCTACTGCGTGATGGCGAGCAAGCACTTGCGGACCGATGTCAACTTCGCCTATCCGACGGCGGAGATCGCCGTCATGGGGCCGGAGGGGGCCGTCAACGTGCTCTACCGGCGCGAGCTGCAGGCCGCCGGCGAGGGCGCCGATGACCTGCGTCGCGAACGCGTCTCCGAGTACCGGGCGAAGTTTTCGAATCCCTACGTCGCCGCCGAGCGCGGCTTCGTCGATGCCGTCATCCCGCCGCGCACGACGCGGCCTCAGATCATCCGTTCCCTGCGCGCCCTGGCCGGCAAGCGGGCCAGCATGCCGGCGAAGAAGCACGGCAATCTGCCCCTCTGA
- a CDS encoding Mur ligase family protein — translation MKLPPRAAAALERLEFFGIHLGLERMRRLLRRLGHPEKRYPVVLVAGTNGKGSTAALLAAMAQAAGYRVGLYTSPHLESVTERIRIDGAPISPQAFGDRLLAVLESDDEDPPPTYFEAVTAVAFAEVAARDVDLAVFEVGLGGRLDATNAAEPLISLVTPIAFDHREHLGSTLTAIAGEKAGIFRRGRPAITWNHDPEVLAALDRAAKHRGSDLIVAPQRMKITALEAAEDFWRGQRVRLQSEAAEYDCELPLLGAHQAENLALAVRAAEQLRELGWSGLDRHAIERGCRQTIWPGRLEVLPLGQGRLLLDAAHNADGARRLEEFLTQAPTGRLHLLLGLLADKEVAEIVPRLAPLADRLVLTRPPHGRGLDPAKLLPHAPQAQVVDDFQAAFDRAREGEPQTLVVCGSFFLVGAIRRLVTNPPSAEAHS, via the coding sequence GTGAAGCTGCCGCCGCGCGCCGCGGCGGCCCTCGAGCGGCTCGAGTTTTTCGGGATTCATCTCGGTCTGGAGCGCATGCGGCGCCTCCTCCGGCGACTCGGCCACCCGGAGAAGCGCTACCCTGTTGTTCTGGTCGCCGGAACCAACGGCAAGGGCTCGACGGCCGCCCTGCTCGCCGCCATGGCGCAGGCCGCCGGCTATCGCGTCGGCCTCTACACCTCACCCCACCTCGAGTCCGTCACCGAGCGCATTCGGATCGACGGCGCTCCGATTTCGCCTCAGGCCTTTGGCGACCGGCTGCTCGCCGTACTCGAGAGCGACGATGAGGATCCGCCGCCGACCTACTTCGAAGCGGTCACCGCCGTGGCCTTCGCCGAGGTCGCCGCCCGCGACGTCGATCTGGCGGTCTTCGAGGTCGGCCTCGGGGGCCGTCTCGACGCCACCAACGCCGCCGAGCCGCTGATCTCGCTGGTCACCCCGATCGCCTTCGACCATCGCGAGCACCTCGGCTCGACCTTGACGGCCATCGCCGGCGAGAAAGCCGGGATCTTCCGGCGGGGGCGACCGGCGATCACCTGGAACCACGACCCCGAAGTGCTCGCGGCCCTCGACCGGGCGGCGAAGCACCGTGGCAGCGACCTGATCGTCGCGCCACAGCGAATGAAGATCACGGCCCTCGAGGCGGCCGAAGATTTCTGGCGTGGACAGCGGGTCCGCTTGCAAAGCGAGGCCGCCGAGTACGACTGCGAGCTCCCCCTCCTCGGCGCCCACCAGGCAGAAAACCTCGCCCTCGCGGTCCGTGCCGCCGAGCAGCTCCGAGAGCTCGGCTGGTCCGGCCTCGACCGTCACGCCATCGAACGGGGATGCCGCCAGACGATCTGGCCCGGACGCCTCGAGGTTCTGCCCTTGGGCCAGGGACGCCTGCTGCTCGATGCCGCCCACAATGCTGATGGCGCCCGACGTCTCGAGGAGTTCCTCACCCAAGCCCCCACCGGCCGGCTCCACTTGCTCCTCGGCCTGCTGGCGGACAAGGAGGTCGCGGAGATCGTGCCGCGGCTCGCCCCCTTGGCCGACCGGCTCGTGCTCACCCGACCGCCCCACGGCCGTGGCCTCGATCCGGCAAAGCTCCTGCCCCATGCCCCGCAAGCGCAGGTCGTCGACGACTTCCAGGCGGCCTTCGATCGGGCAAGGGAAGGGGAGCCCCAGACCTTGGTGGTCTGCGGCTCCTTCTTCCTGGTCGGCGCGATCCGACGACTGGTGACGAATCCGCCGTCAGCCGAGGCTCATTCGTAG
- the glyA gene encoding serine hydroxymethyltransferase, which yields MSDVRSLRVLDPEIYRVVEAERERQNQSLELIASENFVGRAVLEAAGSVLTNKYAEGYPGRRYYGGCEHVDEAERLAIARARELFGAEHVNVQPHSGTTANTAVYFAFLKPGDKLMGLDLACGGHLTHGHRLSYSGRDFEVAAYGVDRESELIDYDAVAEQARAERPKMIVCGASAYSRIIDFERFRAIADEVGALLLADIAHIAGLVAAGVHPSPVPWCDFVTTTTHKTLRGPRGGLVMCREEHAKAIDRSVFPGLQGGPLMHVVAAKAVAFKEALEPSFVDYQKQIVANARALAARLQERGLRIVSGGTDNHLSLLDVAAAGTTGKVAEAALEAAGITANKNTIPYDQNPPMVASGIRLGTSALTSRAMAEGEMETIGDLIAEVLADPENEAVQQSVRVRVRELCDRFPLYE from the coding sequence ATGTCCGATGTTCGTTCCCTGAGGGTCCTCGACCCCGAGATCTACCGTGTCGTCGAAGCCGAGCGCGAACGGCAGAACCAGAGCCTCGAGCTCATCGCCTCGGAGAACTTCGTCGGCCGGGCGGTGCTCGAGGCGGCCGGCAGCGTGCTCACCAACAAGTATGCCGAGGGCTACCCCGGAAGGCGCTATTACGGGGGCTGCGAGCACGTCGACGAGGCCGAGCGGCTGGCCATCGCGCGGGCGCGCGAGCTCTTCGGGGCCGAGCACGTCAACGTTCAGCCGCACAGTGGGACGACCGCCAACACGGCGGTCTACTTCGCCTTCCTGAAGCCCGGCGACAAACTGATGGGCCTCGACCTCGCCTGTGGCGGGCACCTCACCCATGGTCATCGCCTGTCCTACTCCGGGCGCGACTTCGAGGTGGCGGCCTATGGCGTCGATCGCGAGAGCGAGCTGATCGACTACGATGCCGTCGCCGAGCAGGCGCGCGCCGAACGTCCCAAGATGATCGTCTGCGGGGCCTCGGCCTACAGTCGGATCATCGACTTCGAGCGCTTCCGGGCGATTGCCGACGAGGTCGGAGCCCTGCTGCTGGCGGATATCGCTCACATCGCGGGACTGGTGGCGGCCGGTGTCCATCCCTCGCCGGTGCCCTGGTGCGACTTCGTCACCACCACCACCCACAAGACGCTGCGCGGCCCTCGCGGCGGGCTCGTCATGTGCCGCGAAGAGCACGCCAAGGCGATCGATCGGTCGGTCTTCCCGGGGCTCCAGGGAGGTCCTCTGATGCACGTCGTCGCCGCCAAGGCGGTGGCCTTCAAGGAGGCTCTCGAGCCATCCTTCGTGGACTATCAGAAGCAGATCGTGGCCAATGCCCGGGCGCTGGCGGCGAGGTTGCAGGAGCGCGGTCTGCGGATCGTCTCCGGGGGCACCGACAACCACCTCAGCCTGCTCGATGTCGCCGCCGCCGGCACCACCGGCAAGGTCGCCGAGGCGGCCCTCGAGGCGGCCGGAATCACCGCCAACAAGAACACCATTCCCTACGATCAGAATCCGCCGATGGTGGCTTCCGGCATTCGCCTCGGCACCTCGGCCTTGACCTCCCGTGCCATGGCCGAGGGCGAGATGGAGACCATCGGCGACCTCATTGCCGAGGTCCTCGCCGATCCCGAGAACGAGGCCGTACAGCAGAGCGTTCGCGTCCGCGTGCGCGAGCTCTGTGATCGCTTTCCGCTCTACGAATGA